A window of Macrotis lagotis isolate mMagLag1 chromosome 1, bilby.v1.9.chrom.fasta, whole genome shotgun sequence genomic DNA:
GACAGGTGAAGCAAGCCTGTCTGGCTTGGGCGCCCCTGAGAGTGGGAGTCTGGCTGCTGCAGCCCACCCCAGGCTCTAGGAATGCCCGTCTGCCCACAGAAGCTTGGATCCTCCACTCACCAGCTTCCCAGGCTAGGCAGGAGCTAGCTTGTCCTCTCAGGGctgcaccccccccacacacaagaAGCAGCAAAGTCTACGAAACTCGTAACTTTTCCCGAGTGATGATCATTTCCTCCTGGACCTTCCTGGACTATGTCCCAGTGGAGGGGGCGGGGAAGAGAGGGCGGGGTGACGATTATAAAAAGacgaaatatttttaaaatcccaaagCCAAGAGGCAGAACACCACATCGGGGTGTGAGCAAACGTGAATACACACACTCACGGGGCCAGCCAAGCAGACTGAGACATTCCCCAGGAGGGAGAAAGcagagggggcggctaggggaGCCGTTAAGGTGGTGTGCCCAGGAGACCGAGATGCGCACACAGGCACATCCTCGGGGAAACATTCTTCTGGCTTCCTGGGGGATGCTAGATTCCTCAGGCCGACTCCTcacctcctcttctccctccctcatcccccctccccaaaaagcGCAAATGTAAAGGTTtgtgcgcgcgcacacacacacacacacaaacacccagaGCCAGCTCTATCAGCTCTAGGCCGGCGACGTCACCCAGCGAGCTTTCCTTATCGGGACTCCCTGGCCCACATCCTGTGTCCATATTTGGGCATTTACGTCACAGCGACCGGGCCGGGGACTCCAGAAATGGAAGCGGCCCCGGGAGGCGGAAGACCCGCGCCAGCCCAGCGGCCACTATATAAGTGGGGGCTGCAGCTTGGGGGAGCCGAGCTGCACCTTACTAAACGCGAGGAGCCGGAGCCCGGACCCCCAGCAGCCGCTCCAGGGGGGAATCCCCAGAACCCCCAAGCCCCACAGCCTAGATCTCGATCCCCCAAAGCCCGAGGCTGGGAGGCAGGATTCCTCTGGCCGCAGAGGACCTGTAGGGAGCCCGGATCGCCATTCGTCTACCTCCCAAACGTGGGGTCCCCCAGGGCCCCTTGTGCGCGCTTCCCCAGCCTTGCCACCGGGGCCCCCATTCCGCCATGCTGAACATGAGCGAATTCTGCCCAGAAGCTCTTTTCGCCAAGTACCCCGAGGGATGCGTTGAGACCAGCCAGGAGACTTTGCGACCAGGGAGAGACCCCTCCCTCGCTGGCTTCCCGGGAGGTAaggagaaccccccccccccaatacagaCACACGAGCTAAACAGAAAAGAAGCCCCTCTTTTCTCAGAATGGGGAGTACGGGGAGATCCAGGTTCTGCAGGTGGCCAGGGCTGAAAGGAATGCTGGCTGgctggatgggtggatggatggatggagggatggatggagggatggagggatggctggatggatggagggagggatgTGCGTATGCGTTGGCAACCTAGGAGCTGAAGCGTTGCTATTCAGGATGGTgcggggagagaggaggagggaaggttGAGGCcagtgtgggggggggagtaggggATGGCCCCACTCCCCCCAAGCCCCCAAATCAGTACTGTTACCATCTCAAAGTGAACCCTTGAGCTTCTCAGGGTCCATCTGCATGGGCATGCGAGTGTTCCCcagtgtgcgtgtgtgtgtgtgtgtgtgtgtgtgtgtgtgtgtgtgtgtgtgtgtgtgatcctgggcttGCACTTCTGCCCAGGCCCCCGGGGCTCGCTCCGACCCTTCTGGAGGGCTGCAAACACGCCTAGGGTCTGGCAAACATTCGTGTGATTGCCTGGGGGCACAAGCCTGGTGCAGAGATATTTGTGCAGAGCGCTGCGGGGAGGAGTAAAACCTGTGCACTAGAGCGTGGGGGCAACGCAGCGCAGCCAGAAGGGGTGGCCTAGGCAGAGGCAGATCTCCCAAACTTGGGCATCTGCGGTCCTGCCCTTCCCCGGGCCAGCTCTCCTCTAACGCCCTCGGGTCTCCGCTGTTCTCTCCCTGCAGGTGACTTCTTGAGCTCCACGCTGGGTGGTGCCTGTGACTCCTCagattatttctttctggagggcCCCTCTCCCTCACCCCAGCCCAGCCTCAGCTACACTGGCAGCTTCTTCATCCAGGCCATTCCTGAGCACCCACACGACCAGGAGGCCCTGTTCAACCTCATGTCGGGGATCCTCGGCTTGGCTCCTTTCCCTGGGCCGGACGGGGCGGTCCCTCGGGCTCCTCTGGACTCCCTATACGCTGCCAACCCGGACACTTCCCTGGCCGGACCCCTGGACCTTTTCCCGACTGACCTGGGCTCCGCCACCCCCTTTCCGGAGACGCCGTGGGAGACCTCGCCTACCGCGGGCACTTCCCCGCAGTGCCTCTACGAACCCCAGCCCTCCCCACCCGACGTCAAGCCCGGCCTCCGAGCTCCGCCAGTCTCTCCTGCCCTAGACGCCGCTCCGGCCTTCAAAGCCCCCTACGGGCCTTGGGACCTCTTGCCGGCCGGCGCTCCGAGCTATCTGCCCCCGGGAGGCTACCAGCCTAGCCCCGAGGCTGGCTTCCCCCCGCTGGGCTCCAAGATCGAAGATCTGCTGCAAATTAGCTGCCCCGCCGACCTGCCCGGCCCCGCCACCAGAATCTACGGGGGCACCTACGAGGCCTTCTCCCTGTCCAGCTCCAGCCAGTTGCCGTCGGGGGACTTTGCAGAAGCGGGCGAGGGCCTCCAGCCGGGGCTCAGCCTGAGCCCCCCCGCggagggcggcggcggcggcggggaccTCCTAGGCCGCACCCAGCCTTCCCCACTCAGCCTCCCCCTCCCGGACCCCTCCTCAGACTTCTCGGTGGCGCCGCCGACGGCCAGCGACTTCTCGGGGGCCGCGCCCCTCCCGCCCCCGACGGCAGCGCAGCCCCAGCCTCAGGCGCCGCAGCCCCCGCCACCCGCGCAGCCGGCGGCGGCTGAGCCCAGGCGGAAGGGGCGCCGGGGGGGCAAGTGCAGCCCCCGCTGCTTCTGCCCGCGGCCCCACGCCAAGGCCTTCGCTTGCCCCGTGGAGAGCTGCGTCCGCAGCTTCGCCCGCTCCGACGAGCTCAACCGCCACCTGCGCATCCACACCGGCCACAAGCCCTTCCAGTGCCGGATCTGCCTGCGCAACTTCAGCCGCAGTGACCACCTCACCACGCACGTGCGCACCCACACCGGGGAGAAGCCCTTCGCCTGCGACGTGTGCGGCCGCCGCTTCGCGCGCAGCGACGAGAAGAAACGTCACGGCAAGGTGCATCTGAAGCAGAAGGCCCGGGCGGAGGAGAGACTCAAGGGGCTGGGCTTTTACGCTCTGGGGCTCTCCTTCGCCGCCCTCTAGGCTCTCGCCCAGTTCGCCCTGAAGCGTGCCGGGGGAGCACGGCGGCCTTCTGTGGGCATTGATGCCGGGGCACCAAACCTTGACTAGCCTCCTCCTCGCCCCGCCCTTGGAGCTGAGGACCAGAACCCCAGGGGCCCTTCGATCCCCTGGCTCTAGTGGGTCCCACCCCCCGCCCCCCTGCCGCTCCGGATCAATGCCAGGGGGCGATAAGTGCGCCCGGCCGCAGCGGGCCCACGAGCTGTTCAGCACCACGCCCGAGGACAGCTCCCCGGAGCGCCTGGCCCCGGGAGCTCCATCCCTCCTCCCAGGCGCTTCTTTGGAGACTCAGGACACAGACGATTGTCTTTTCTACTCCGGGCCCGACGCCCCTCACCCccacccgggggggggggggctggcggAGGTATCACCCTCCATCCGGCCCACTGGATGGGGTAGGGAGGGTGTTTCTTTGTACAGATCTGTCTGAGCGAACATCGAGTACAGCGTTGGGTTTTCtggttaatatttatttatcGATTTTGTAAAGAGATGCTCTCAGGCAGGTGATAAAGCTgtgtttatttttgcaattaaagcgtttgtgcaaaaaaaaaaagtccgaTGGCTGGCTTCCTTCATTTTGCTGCAACCTACCGCCTCCTGGTCTGGGTCTGCCCACCAAAAGCTTACCTTGGTCAAATAGGGAGACCACCTGAGAGCTCCTTCCCTCAGGGAGAACCTGGTCTGAAGGGAAGAGACTCCACCTTTGCTCTCATGGGGCCTGGTTGGAGAGGGGGTTCGGGGTGGATCCTGGCTCTTCAGAAACTCATCTGCCAGTACGTTGGGATAcccacagagaaagagaatgggatAGCATCTCACAGGACTattgtgaagagcaaatgaaatgTGTCCGTAAGAAAAATTTACCAGTTATTCTTATATAACTTACTGTGAACCAACCTATTGGGAAATGGGCAGGACCGACTGCGGAGGAACTGGAACCCAGAAATCTACCCCCTCCACACAAATGACATGTGTGGAACAATATGGCTAGATTGCTGGCTTTAGAGGCAGAACTTGTATTCAAATTTTACCCAGGATTCAGTTGTTGGCCTCTAAGCaactcacttaatttctctgaacctcaatttccctatcaacaaaatgagaatagtaacAGCTTCTACTCACAGAGTTggtataaagatcaaatgagatattctgTGGAACATAAAGCAAAGCAATTTGCAAATCTTAACGTGAATTATAAATTGACagccattattattgttatataatatCACATCCAGTCGGAGTGGAAGAAGAGAGTAGAACAGCATGACATCATGGCGTGGAGTTAGTCTGGGAAGGTTTCCAAAAGGAGGTGAGTGGTGGAGTTGAGTTTGGAAGGAATCCAAAAGCAAGATTTGGCAGCAGGGAAATAAGGAAAGCTGGTTTCTAAAACCATGCCAGGGCAACTGGACACAATGAGAATAAGGTGCACTAAATGTAGTCTCTGACAGAGCCTCATGTCTATGTCAAAGAAACACGGACCTTGGAAATGATACAAACTAAATCCCTCCCTTGACAGATAAtaacgggcagctaggtggcaaagtgggcagagcactggccctggagtcaggaggacctgagttcaaatccagcctcagacacttaatgattatctagctgtgtgacctggggcaagccacttaaccccatttgccttgcaaaaaacctaaaaacagatAATAACATGTACATACCTCTATTacaaataaaatgatgataacaaAAACTCATTTTCATAGCACCTGACCATTTACAAAGTTCTTCCCAGAATTCCACTGGGTTTTATAacatattattatccccattttacagatctaGAAGCAAAATGTGCCTGGAAAAGAGCaaactcatatatatgtattcatatttatgtgtatgtataaataaatgcataCCCTGTAAGGGCAACtaaatagtgcagtggatagaaccttAGCCTTGAATTCAGGATGGGTGTTccagtctgacctcagacacttgccatttactagctgtttgatcttgggcaagtcacttaacctgattgcctcacatctagggccatttcTAGTtctcctgattcatgtctggccactgaactcagatggctctggaggagaaaagtgaggctggtgacttagcacagcctcctcactcaaatccaattcacatgcttgtcatggcatcacctccctgaggtcatggtcctctttgagaatgaaggacaaagggtggctaggtggtgcaatggatagagcactgacccctggagtcaggaatacctgagttcaaatccaacctcagacacttaataattacctagctgttgtggccttgggcttaactccatttgccttgcaaagagctaaaaagaaaaggaaaaaagagaatgaaggacaaactttatgattttatgtatagatatatatatcacATGATATATAAAGgtatttatgtataatataaacacatacacatttgtaaatactttattatataaatatagatatagttatataatTAAAAGACTGGTTCCCATATCTAGTTACTTATTACTAAGGAGAGCCCAAGTGAATTTCTTATTTAATGTTTGGCTCCATGTTACCTACTAGTCTAATGGTAATGCTCAACCTATATGGGCCTTTTATGATTTGCAAAACAGGAAATGGGTGGAGTATTAGAATAGCTGTTGAACTTTAAATCAAATAAGGTTCAAATACCAAATCTGCAGCTAAATTCTTGGTGTCACTTTGGCTTCATCTGTATATGGGGATAATAGTCCCTGCATTGGATGTCTCACAGAGTTGCAGGGGAAAATGCTTTCCAAGTTGAAAAGCACTATATAGATCTACATATGTAATTTTTAAGAATAGGGAATGGGAAGGCTAGACTTGTGGTTTCATAAAGTTATAGGGAACTCTCAGGTGAGGAAAATCCCTCCATTGATACAAGTCAACACTTCTCCACAACTTAAagaattgttcaaggtcacatgatCAGTACGGTATCATGgacagaatttgaatgcaggtcctcctggttTCAAGTCTCTCTATCCACTAGACCATGCTGctttattgttttcattataaACTTATGCtcacctcagacacataatacttacctaacCACGAgtctttaggcaagtcacttaactccattgtcttgcaaaaaccaaaaattctaaatccctcattttacagaaaataacacaaataaaatgaagatagcaAGAACTCATTTACATAGCATTCCAGAGGGTTTTGTaacatattgtttaaaaaaagttttaaaataatattattcactataaaaatgaagggattggattatGATGTcaaaagtctcttccagttctgagattttGTGAAACAGCTGAGAGCCTGGTCACAGGGAAAGGTAAGCCACAGAAACTGGGGTACAGGTTGGGATACCAGCTGCTCTTCTTCTAGGCTTCACATTCATCAGCCTTGTTAGGATACAGCAGTTGCTTAACTGTTCCCCTCCCCAACTCTGCTTCCTTATTACCCCTTCATAAGCTCAAGAGTTCTTGTTATTTGCCTCTCTTTTCTGATGCCAAATTTAAAACTGGCCTGCCCTGCCCCCATACACACACTTTCCCCAGCAATCACTAATGTAAATgaatagcttatatttatataatacttaaaggtgttttcctcacaacaatcctgtgaagaaGGTAGTGtgaatattatcctcattttacagaagtagCAACTGACTTGTCTGGAATCACAACTAAGTTCTGTTTAGAGTTAGACTCAAACTATGGTCTTGTGTCTCTCTAAAGCCTCCACTTTACCAGGCTGCCTCTGGCCTGGTAAATACTAAAGTTACAGATAATCTTTCTGTCATCGGAGCCTAATTTCTGTGCTAAAGTACAGCCTCCCAAGATTCAAGGGAACTGGATGCTTGACCCCTTCTTCTATCACTTCCAGTGATACATGTGTTTGCTAAATAAAAGTCATGAACAACCAGGGGCTCCCAGTTGGTCCTCTAGTCTCCATGACAAAGAGACTGTGCCAATGAAGACTGGTCCCTGAGCTAAGAGGCCACCTACACAGAAggcttaaaagaagaaataaaactcctACCACTCAATTTGTCTTCTTCCATCTTCCAAAATTCGGTTTGACACTCCATCAATTCTCTGCTAGATTTCTGGAGAGGGTACAagatttccccttccctccctcaagAACATTAAAAGTcattacaggggcggctaggtggcacagtgaataaagcaggccctggagtcaggagtacctgggttcaaatccgacctcagacacttaataattacctagctgtgtggccttgggcaagccacttaactccatttaccttgcaaaaacctttaaaaaaagtcattacaGGCAATATGATAGTAAATGCTTTAAGACGAGCCTGAGACCAGCTCTCTAGTCTGTCACTGCTTCTTCTTTGTGTATTTTTCCTGAGCAGAGGCTAACCCAGCATCAGTCCTAAAAAGAATGGTCCTAGAATTCATAGCTACTTTACGAGCCATAGAGGTCTAAAGTCATTAGGAGTCCAGCCAAGACACTGGTCCTCCAGGGGGAGATGCTTCCCACACCTCTGTCTTGCGGAAAAAAATCATTACTACCACTCCTAAGAGAATGAGCCATGCATTCTGGCTGGGCAGGAGATATGAGTCTGGAAGGAGCCTTCATATAGTCCATATCTGAAGAAACTGTGCATCCCCAAAACTCTTGTGGAAGTCTTTGTCTCCCATGAAAGTTTAAAAGTAGGTTCATGCTTTATTTATCAATGAAGTATTCTTTGTTTTAAGCACTTCTTTTTTAGTGCTATGTACTATGGTGGTATATTGTTCTATGGTGGACTAAATAGCTATTCAAAGAGAATGTTTAGTCCTATGAATGGGTATCTGGGGAATTCAGAATCATAGAAAGAAGTCTCAGAGATTATCtagactgatatatatatatatacacactggACCAGGAAACCTTTCAACAATATTTCTGAGTGGTCTTCCTCCAGCTTTTGTTTAAAGATATCAAGTGAGATCTTATCCATTTGTCTTCTTATTTTACCCATTCTGCTTTGTTGATGTTCAGTGAtgtcagtcatgtccaactctttgtgaccctgtttggatATTTCTTGGCTAAGATCCCAGAATgctttgccatatccttctccagttcattttacagatgaggaaacagaggtagacagggtgaagagacttgcccaaggccacatagcttctaagtgtctgaggccggatttgaactcaagatgatgagtcttcctgactccaggtctggttctCCATCCACTTTATCACCTACTTTAGGTACATTGAATAACTATCCTACAAGGGGCTTATTAATACCCCTTTGAAGATACCTTAGACATGAACCACATCTCAATTTTAAGAGATTTATCCCAATGTAGAAGTTCTCTACTGGGCTGAGAATAAAATTAATCCAATagttgaaaaaaaagtttctaactTTATCTCATTGTATTCCACTCTATAATCCCTTAAGTTTCAGTCAAGCTTCccaattctcttttaaaatatgtgtgtatagggcaggtaggtggcacagtggatagagcaccagtcctggagtcaggaggacctgagttcaaatgtgacctcagacacttaataattgcctagctgtgtgaccttgggcattgctttaaataaaaataaatttaaagataaacaaaacaaaatatgtatgtatgtgtttgcatTGTTCATTGTGCAAGAATAACCTGTCCTCTCCACATCCTTTATGGAATTCAATCATTCTGCAAAGTCCAATTCAAATGTTCTCTCCTTTATCAAGTCTCCTCCAGTCCCCCTGACTGGCATCTTTCACCCCTCAAATGTGATATAGATACTGTTTCATTCCTCTCTTCCAGACACTTGTCAAAATATTCTTTCACATTACAGTTATCTGCATTCATCTGTTACTCCCATTCCATGAGCTTCGTGTCTAATCAATACTGCATACCACCACCCTTACTCCACCTGATCCTGAATTCCATACATAGAAGGCACTtatgtttgctgaattaaatgaaatcatagaatctcagaatgtGAAGAAACCTCAGAAACCACCTAGACTAGACTGTGCCTAACCAAGAAGCTCCCCTACAAGTCATCACTCTTTGGCTTAAAATCTTGCAGTGACAGTTGCCCCCTAAGGCAACCCATTATATTTTCAGATAACCCTAAAGAAAGAGGTTTTCGAGCCTAAATTAGAAATGCTTCCGCTTCTGTCCTTGGGGGGTCAGGCAGAACAGGTTTAATACCTCTAGACAAGAATAACATTAGCAGATTTATGATTTACAAGATTGTTACAAGatgtatcatctcatttaatctccacaacaaccctgtgaactGGATACTATGATTAAACTTATTTCTAGATGATGAAAGTGCCCAGGTCATTCATTAGTAAGATCTGAGGCAAGATGCAAACTCTTGCACCACCTAGTGGTTTTGGAAGCCACATATCTTCACATTTTGGAAGAACGATTAATTCCCAGACCCTCCCTAACCCCCAACCCACCTCCAGTTTTCTGTTCTTTCAGGACTACTCACttactacttttttttatatGGTAGGGTTTTCTGTAAACACATCTATATTCAAATTTATGCTGGTTACGTATATACATATGTTGCTTTTGGCATCAGATCTAAGAATTCATCAGGTTGGGGAACCATTTGGTGCTTGCTCACTGAGAGATGGATCCAGACgtttgcctagagtcacagagATAAGTCCAGAACCCAGGATCT
This region includes:
- the EGR4 gene encoding early growth response protein 4, giving the protein MLNMSEFCPEALFAKYPEGCVETSQETLRPGRDPSLAGFPGGDFLSSTLGGACDSSDYFFLEGPSPSPQPSLSYTGSFFIQAIPEHPHDQEALFNLMSGILGLAPFPGPDGAVPRAPLDSLYAANPDTSLAGPLDLFPTDLGSATPFPETPWETSPTAGTSPQCLYEPQPSPPDVKPGLRAPPVSPALDAAPAFKAPYGPWDLLPAGAPSYLPPGGYQPSPEAGFPPLGSKIEDLLQISCPADLPGPATRIYGGTYEAFSLSSSSQLPSGDFAEAGEGLQPGLSLSPPAEGGGGGGDLLGRTQPSPLSLPLPDPSSDFSVAPPTASDFSGAAPLPPPTAAQPQPQAPQPPPPAQPAAAEPRRKGRRGGKCSPRCFCPRPHAKAFACPVESCVRSFARSDELNRHLRIHTGHKPFQCRICLRNFSRSDHLTTHVRTHTGEKPFACDVCGRRFARSDEKKRHGKVHLKQKARAEERLKGLGFYALGLSFAAL